A DNA window from Streptomyces canus contains the following coding sequences:
- a CDS encoding vitamin K epoxide reductase family protein has translation MSKTTVKHVSTEPEPSSASDDAAPRTVGGSRAFALLLVITGAAGLLAAWVITIDKFKILEGKVSGKTFTPSCSLNPIVSCGSVMESKQAAAFGFPNPMLGLVCYGIVICVGMTLLARATFPRWYWLTFNFGTLFGVAFCTWLQFQSLYRINALCLWCSLAWVATITMFWYVTSFNIRNDLLPSPGWLKRFLSEFTWVLPVTHCGIIVMLILTRWGDKLWA, from the coding sequence ATGAGCAAGACCACAGTGAAACACGTCTCCACGGAGCCCGAGCCCTCGTCGGCGAGCGACGACGCCGCGCCCCGGACGGTGGGCGGCAGCCGTGCCTTCGCGCTGCTGCTGGTGATCACCGGCGCCGCCGGACTGCTCGCCGCGTGGGTCATCACGATCGACAAGTTCAAGATCCTCGAGGGCAAGGTCAGCGGCAAGACGTTCACGCCGAGCTGCTCCCTCAACCCGATCGTCTCCTGCGGCAGCGTCATGGAGAGCAAGCAGGCCGCCGCCTTCGGGTTCCCCAACCCGATGCTCGGCCTCGTCTGCTACGGCATCGTCATCTGCGTCGGCATGACCCTGCTGGCCCGCGCCACCTTCCCGCGCTGGTACTGGCTCACCTTCAACTTCGGCACGCTCTTCGGAGTGGCCTTCTGCACCTGGCTCCAGTTCCAGTCGCTGTACCGGATCAACGCGCTGTGCCTGTGGTGCTCGCTGGCCTGGGTCGCCACGATCACGATGTTCTGGTACGTGACCTCGTTCAACATCCGCAACGACCTGCTGCCGTCCCCGGGCTGGCTCAAGCGCTTCCTCTCCGAGTTCACCTGGGTCCTGCCGGTCACCCACTGCGGCATCATCGTCATGCTGATCCTGACCCGCTGGGGCGACAAGCTCTGGGCCTGA
- a CDS encoding ABC transporter ATP-binding protein, which produces MTTHANELAVDVRGLRKQYGDVTAVDGIDLGIRRGEVFGLLGPNGAGKSTTVEILQGNRDRDAGEVSVLGADPAHGTRAWRAKVGIVWQDESAPAELTVAETVRHFARYYPRPRDPEEVIGLVGLEGKAGSRIKALSGGQRRRLDVALGVIGGPELLLLDEPTTGFDPAARRQFWDLIRNLSDEGTTILLTTHYLEEAEALADRLAVISRGKVVAEDEPAALRERYGRGATVEWTEPDGAPRTEHTDTPTRTVAALMRRFDGEIPGLQVSRPTLEDVYLRLTGQEDAR; this is translated from the coding sequence ATGACCACACACGCGAACGAACTCGCGGTGGACGTTCGGGGGCTGCGCAAGCAGTACGGCGACGTGACCGCGGTCGACGGGATCGATCTCGGTATCCGCAGGGGCGAGGTGTTCGGCCTGCTCGGGCCCAATGGCGCGGGCAAGAGCACCACGGTGGAGATCCTCCAGGGCAACCGGGACCGGGACGCGGGTGAGGTGTCCGTGCTCGGCGCGGACCCGGCGCACGGCACGCGCGCGTGGCGTGCAAAGGTCGGAATCGTCTGGCAGGACGAATCCGCGCCCGCCGAGTTGACGGTCGCGGAGACCGTCCGGCATTTCGCCCGCTACTACCCGCGGCCACGGGACCCCGAGGAGGTCATCGGGCTGGTGGGCCTGGAGGGCAAGGCGGGCAGCCGGATCAAGGCCCTGTCGGGGGGGCAGCGGCGGCGGCTCGACGTGGCGCTCGGTGTGATCGGCGGCCCCGAACTGCTGCTCCTGGACGAGCCGACGACCGGATTCGACCCGGCGGCCCGGCGCCAGTTCTGGGACCTGATCCGCAATCTGTCCGACGAGGGCACGACGATCCTGCTCACCACGCACTACCTGGAGGAGGCCGAGGCGCTCGCCGACCGGCTGGCCGTGATCTCCCGGGGCAAGGTCGTCGCCGAGGACGAGCCCGCTGCTCTGCGGGAGCGGTACGGCAGAGGCGCCACCGTCGAGTGGACCGAGCCGGACGGCGCCCCGCGTACGGAGCACACCGACACCCCGACCAGGACGGTCGCCGCGCTGATGCGCCGCTTCGACGGCGAGATCCCGGGGCTCCAGGTCAGCCGCCCCACGCTGGAGGACGTCTACCTCCGGCTCACCGGACAGGAGGACGCGCGATGA